In Nocardioides conyzicola, one genomic interval encodes:
- a CDS encoding DEAD/DEAH box helicase, with amino-acid sequence MSNDENDDTSTPEVTFADLGLSDKVLKALADVGYEKPSAIQAATIPPLLAGRDVVGLAQTGTGKTAAFALPILSRLDLAQKKPQALVLAPTRELALQVCEAFEKYAAHIKGVHVLPVYGGQAYGVQLSALRRGVHVVVGTPGRIMDHLEKGTLDLTELRFLVLDEADEMLNMGFADDVETILADTPDDKNVALFSATMPAQIRRISKQYLNNPEEITVKNKTSTAPNITQRYLLVSYPQKIDALTRILEVENFEGMIVFVRTKSETEMLAEKLRARGFSAAAINGDVAQAQRERTVNQLKSGKLDILVATDVAARGLDVERISHVVNYDIPTDTESYVHRIGRTGRAGRSGDAISFVTPRERYLLKQIEKATRSPLNQMQLPTADDVNATRLSRFDDAITAALEQTSRIDRFRDIIEHYVREHDVPETDVAAALAVVAQGDTPLLIDPAADARQQQRDDRPVRNDRPGGDRGGRPERGERRPRGRSDVPMATYRIAVGKRHKVEPRQIVGAIANEGGLSRGDFGHIDIRGDHSLVELPADLPGGAWDKLRGTRISGKLIELTPDAGSPSSNAGPPRKPRHKD; translated from the coding sequence GTGAGCAACGATGAGAACGACGACACTTCGACACCTGAGGTGACGTTCGCCGACCTCGGGCTCAGCGACAAGGTCCTGAAGGCGCTGGCCGACGTGGGCTACGAGAAGCCCTCCGCCATCCAGGCCGCGACCATCCCGCCGCTGCTGGCCGGCCGCGACGTCGTCGGCCTCGCGCAGACCGGCACCGGCAAGACCGCGGCGTTCGCGCTGCCGATCCTGTCCCGCCTCGACCTGGCGCAGAAGAAGCCGCAGGCGCTGGTCCTCGCGCCGACCCGTGAGCTCGCGCTCCAGGTCTGCGAGGCGTTCGAGAAGTACGCCGCGCACATCAAGGGCGTGCACGTGCTCCCCGTCTACGGCGGTCAGGCGTACGGCGTCCAGCTCAGCGCGCTGCGCCGCGGCGTGCACGTCGTCGTCGGCACGCCGGGCCGGATCATGGACCACCTCGAGAAGGGCACGCTCGACCTCACCGAGCTGCGCTTCCTGGTGCTCGACGAGGCCGACGAGATGCTCAACATGGGCTTCGCCGACGACGTCGAGACGATCCTCGCCGACACCCCGGACGACAAGAACGTCGCGCTCTTCTCCGCGACCATGCCGGCCCAGATCCGCCGGATCTCCAAGCAGTACCTGAACAACCCCGAAGAGATCACGGTCAAGAACAAGACCTCGACGGCCCCCAACATCACCCAGCGCTACCTGCTGGTGTCCTACCCCCAGAAGATCGACGCCCTCACGCGCATCCTCGAGGTCGAGAACTTCGAGGGCATGATCGTCTTCGTCCGCACCAAGAGCGAGACCGAGATGCTGGCCGAGAAGCTGCGCGCCCGCGGCTTCTCCGCCGCCGCGATCAACGGCGACGTCGCCCAGGCCCAGCGCGAGCGCACGGTCAACCAGCTGAAGTCGGGCAAGCTCGACATCCTGGTCGCCACCGACGTCGCCGCCCGCGGTCTCGACGTCGAGCGGATCAGCCACGTCGTCAACTACGACATCCCCACCGACACCGAGTCCTACGTGCACCGGATCGGCCGCACCGGCCGCGCCGGCCGCAGCGGCGACGCGATCTCGTTCGTGACGCCGCGCGAGCGCTACCTGCTCAAGCAGATCGAGAAGGCCACCCGGTCGCCGCTCAACCAGATGCAGCTGCCGACCGCCGACGACGTCAACGCGACGCGGCTGTCCCGCTTCGACGACGCCATCACCGCGGCCCTGGAGCAGACCTCCCGGATCGACCGCTTCCGCGACATCATCGAGCACTACGTGCGCGAGCACGACGTGCCGGAGACGGACGTCGCCGCCGCGCTGGCCGTCGTCGCGCAGGGTGACACCCCGCTGCTGATCGACCCCGCCGCGGACGCCCGCCAGCAGCAGCGCGACGACCGTCCGGTCCGCAACGACCGCCCCGGCGGCGACCGCGGCGGCCGACCCGAGCGCGGCGAGCGCCGTCCGCGCGGCCGCTCCGACGTCCCGATGGCGACGTACCGGATCGCGGTCGGCAAGCGCCACAAGGTCGAGCCGCGCCAGATCGTGGGCGCGATCGCCAACGAGGGCGGCCTGTCCCGCGGGGACTTCGGCCACATCGACATCCGCGGCGACCACTCGCTGGTCGAGCTGCCGGCCGACCTGCCCGGCGGTGCCTGGGACAAGCTCCGGGGCACCCGGATCTCCGGCAAGCTCATCGAGCTCACCCCGGACGCCGGCTCCCCGTCGTCCAACGCCGGACCGCCGCGGAAGCCGCGGCACAAGGACTGA